In the genome of Streptosporangium lutulentum, one region contains:
- a CDS encoding cation:proton antiporter has product MSDLLPHVLLAIPVVVLACQAGGRAVRLLGQPPVIGEILAGILLGPSLLSWLAPSVQHHLFPPSVLPITSALGNLGLLTFLFLMGLELNLRSLSITRGAIAAVSLSGVLLPMALGAALASALYPHFAPPGVGQLPFTLFVAVALSITAFPVLARILADRGLKNTPLGAFALACAAIDDALAWCLLTTAVALSTSGTVLSGLTTLALTAAFATGLILLRPVLHALLKRAGRTSDDIVGVLLFAGLCLSAYATDQIGVHPAFGAFLFGVAAPRALPAVERSAARIHAVVLPLLLPLFFADIGLHTDFSTLPAGQWGWGAAILAVAVIGKWGGAAGAARLTGSDWRWSAALGTLMNCRGLTELVVLGIGLQIGVISKTLFTLLVVMTVITTVATTPILRRVAGHDPRMTPPAPHDGPERAAAREITR; this is encoded by the coding sequence GTGTCCGACCTGCTGCCGCACGTGCTCCTTGCCATCCCGGTCGTGGTCCTCGCCTGCCAGGCCGGCGGCCGCGCTGTCCGGCTGCTCGGCCAGCCGCCGGTCATCGGCGAAATCCTGGCCGGAATCCTGCTCGGCCCCTCACTGCTCAGCTGGCTCGCCCCCAGCGTTCAGCACCACCTTTTTCCGCCCTCGGTCCTGCCCATCACCTCCGCCCTGGGCAACCTCGGCCTCTTGACGTTCCTCTTCCTGATGGGACTGGAACTCAACCTCCGCTCCCTGAGCATCACCCGAGGCGCGATCGCCGCCGTCAGCCTCAGCGGCGTCCTGCTCCCCATGGCCCTCGGCGCCGCGCTGGCCTCGGCCCTCTACCCGCACTTCGCACCCCCCGGGGTCGGGCAGCTGCCGTTCACCCTGTTCGTCGCCGTCGCCCTGAGCATCACCGCGTTTCCCGTCCTCGCGCGGATCCTCGCCGACCGCGGCCTGAAGAACACGCCCCTGGGTGCCTTCGCCCTGGCCTGCGCCGCCATCGACGATGCCCTCGCGTGGTGCCTGCTCACCACCGCCGTCGCACTGTCCACCTCCGGCACCGTCCTGTCGGGCCTGACCACCCTCGCCCTGACCGCCGCCTTCGCAACCGGCCTCATCCTCCTGCGACCCGTGCTGCACGCCCTGCTCAAACGCGCCGGCCGCACCTCCGACGACATCGTCGGAGTCCTGCTCTTCGCCGGGCTATGCCTCAGCGCTTACGCCACCGACCAGATCGGCGTACATCCTGCCTTCGGGGCCTTCCTGTTCGGCGTCGCCGCACCCCGCGCTCTCCCGGCCGTCGAGCGCAGCGCCGCCCGCATCCACGCCGTCGTCCTGCCGCTCCTGCTGCCTCTGTTCTTCGCCGACATTGGCCTGCACACGGACTTCTCCACGCTGCCGGCCGGACAGTGGGGCTGGGGCGCGGCGATCCTGGCGGTCGCCGTCATCGGCAAGTGGGGCGGCGCGGCCGGCGCAGCCCGGCTCACCGGCTCCGACTGGCGCTGGTCGGCCGCGCTCGGCACGCTCATGAACTGCCGTGGCCTGACCGAACTCGTCGTGCTCGGCATCGGCCTCCAGATCGGTGTCATCAGCAAGACCTTGTTCACCCTCCTGGTGGTCATGACCGTCATCACCACCGTGGCCACCACTCCGATACTCAGGCGCGTGGCCGGCCACGACCCGAGGATGACCCCGCCGGCGCCGCACGACGGTCCGGAGCGCGCCGCCGCCCGGGAGATCACCCGATGA